The proteins below come from a single Jaculus jaculus isolate mJacJac1 chromosome 12, mJacJac1.mat.Y.cur, whole genome shotgun sequence genomic window:
- the LOC101604028 gene encoding dnaJ homolog subfamily B member 6-like, translating to MVDYFEVLGMQRHASPEDIKKAYRKLALTWHPDKKPENKEEAKRKLKQVAKAYEVLSDAKNQDIYDKYGKEGLNGGGGGGGNHFDSPFEFGFTFWNPDDVFREVFGGRDPFSFDFLEDPFDDCFGNRRGPGGSRNPGTGSFFSAFTGFPSSGGGFSSFDPTELWRMVKKG from the coding sequence ATGGTGGATTATTTTGAAGTTCTAGGCATGCAGAGACATGCCTCACCTGAGGATATCAAAAAGGCGTATCGGAAACTGGCACTAACGTGGCACCCAGATAAAAAGCCTGAGAATaaagaagaagcaaagagaaagctCAAACAAGTAGCCAAGGCCTATGAGGTGCTATCAGATGCCAAAAACCAAGACATCTATGACAAATACGGCAAAGAAGGATTAAATGGTGGTGGAGGGGGAGGTGGAAATCATTTTGACAGTCCTTTTGAGTTTGGCTTCACATTCTGGAACCCAGATGATGTCTTCAGGGAAGTTTTTGGTGGAAGGGATCCATTTTCATTTGACTTCCTTGAAGACCCATTTGATGACTGTTTTGGGAACCGAAGAGGTCCCGGAGGAAGCAGAAACCCAGGCACGGGCTCCTTCTTCTCTGCCTTCACTGGGTTTCCATCATCTGGAGGTGGATTTTCTTCATTTGATCCAACAGAATTGTGGAGAATGGTGAAGAAAGGGTAG